The window CCAAGAAACCTATTGTTTCCGTAACGCAAGGAAATAAAATCGGCTATAGATGATATTTTATGCTGTTTAGAAATTCGGATAATTTTTCGAAGTACCACAATCCACAAAGGAGCAGCAATAACAGGACCTAAATAAATAGGTAAAAAATTGATTCCGGAATTTGCTGCAATTCCAACGCTTCCGTAATAAGTCCAAGCAGAACAATACACAGCTAAAGACAAGGTATATACATATGGATTATTCACCCATTTGCTTTGGCGTTTTTTTTCAGCTAGAAAAGCAATGTAAAATAACACTGCTAAATAGATGATAATAATAATTATTAAAGCGTAATTATTCATAATGGCGTTTTAAAACGATATATGAAATTACGATAGATACTAACCAAATGGAAAATATGGAGAAATATAAAGTTGGAATACCAAAAATGGCGCCTTCAAAATTAAAAATTAAGATGAATGGTATATTAAAAATAAGAAACAATGCTATCGATAGTACGACAAGCTTTTGTTCGTGGCGTTTTTTCATGGATTGGTTGTTTTTCTTTCCGCGAAAGCGAAAAAATAGTAATGCTACTAATATAAGAAATCAGCACTACATAAATGTAATGCTGATTCTCAAACTAACTAAATTAAATTAAGTTCCTTATTTTTCAGCAAAAGCTAAAAGAATATAAGACAAAACTCAATATTTTAATGGTCTGAAGCTTCACCTGCTCCAGAAGGTATTCTAATACTTTCCACCATGTCTTGTACATTTTGAGGTGGTGCTGGTGTCATACGTGAAACGACTAATGAAATTACAACGTTTACTAGCATTGCAATGGTACCAAATCCTTCAGGAGAAGTACCAAACCACCAATCTTCACTTGTTCCACCACCAAACATGTTCAGTTTAAATTTCATCATATAGAACATCATTAAAACGATACCTACAATCATACCTGAAATGGCACCTTGGCTATTCATTCGTTTATCAAAAATTCCTAAAATAATGGCCGGAAAAAAGGAGGCTGCGGCGAGACCAAAGGCGAGTGCGACGACTGCTGCCACAAATCCTGGAGGATTAATTCCGAAGTAACCTGCAATTAAAATTGCTACAAAAATGGAAATTCTTGCTGCTGTTAATTCATTTTTATCTGAAATATCTGGCTTTAATTGTTTTTTAATTAAATCGTGAGAAATAGATGTAGAGATTACTAAAAGCAATCCTGCTGCTGTAGATAATGCTGCTGCAAGTCCACCGGCTGCTACTAATGCAATTACCCAATTTGGTAAATTAGCAATTTCTGGATTTGCTAATACCATGATATCTCTATCTACATACAATTCATTTTCAGCATCACTTGCGTTAGATACCATACGTTCTCCATGAGCTCCTCTTGCATCTGTATACACTGGTTTTTTGCTGGATAAAGCGCTTCCCGCTACGTATTGTATTTTCCCATCGCCATTTTTATCTGCCCAAGCAATTAATCCAGTGTCTTCCCAGTTTTTAAACCATACAGGAATTTCTTTGTATTCTTTATTACTTACCGTTTCTATTAGATTTGTTCTTGAGAAAACGGCAATTGCAGGTGCTGTTGTATATAAAATTGCGATTAAGAATAACGCATAACCTGCAGATTTACGTGCATCTTTCACTTTAGGCACTGTAAAGAAACGCACAATTACGTGAGGTAATCCAGCTGTTCCTGTCATTAATGCTAAAGTAATTGCAAATACATCCCATGTAGATTTTGTTCCGCTTGTGTATTCGTTAAAGCCGAGTTCTGTATGTAATAAATCTAGTTTATCTAGCAGAAAAGCGCCACCTTCTACTTTTCCTCCCATTCCTATTTGCGGAATGATATTTCCTGTCATTTGCATCGAGATGAAAAATGCAGGAACCATAAAAGCAAAGATTAAGACACAATATTGTGCTACTTGCGTGTATGTAATTCCTTTCATTCCTCCTAAAAGAGCAAATGTTAGTACTACGGTCATTCCAATAAGTACTCCTAAATTAATATCTACTTGTAAGAATTGAGAAAACACAATACCTACACCACGCATCTGACCTGCAACATACGTAAATGATACAATTAATGCGCAAATTACTGCTACGGTTCTAGCGGTGTTTGAATAATATCGATCTCCAATAAAATCGGGAACGGTGAACTTACCAAATTTACGTAAGTAAGGCGCTAATAATAATGCAAGTAGCACGTATCCACCAGTCCATCCCATCAAATACACAGAGCCATCATATCCTGAAAAGGAGATAATTCCTGCCATACTTATAAAGGAGGCGGCACTCATCCAATCGGCTGCGGTAGCCATACCATTTGCTAAAGGAGAAACGCCTCCACCAGCAACATAAAATTCTTTTGTTGAGCCTGCTCTTGCCCAGATTGCTATTCCAAAATATAAGGCAAAAGTAATCCCTACTAATAACCATGTCCAAAATTGTACACTCATAATTTTTGTTTTTTTATTAAGATTAGTTTAGGATTACTCGTCGTAACCGTATTTTTTATCTAGTTTATTCATTAGTCTTACGTAAACGAATATTAAAATCACGAATACATATATAGAACCTTGTTGGGCAAACCAGAATCCTAGTTTAAATCCGCCAAGTCTAATGGTATCTAATTCTTCTCTAAATAATATGCCGCATCCAAAGGACACAACAAACCATATCACAAGTAATATTGCTAAATACTTGATGTTTTCTTTCCAGTACGCGGTAGCGTTGTCTTGTTTATCACTCATAGTTATTTATTTTATAGATATATCATTGCTTGAAGTGAAATAGTGTTTGTATCTACGGCACCAAATTGTTGATTGTTATATTCTAAGGTTAGTTTTGAGTTATGCCCACTCATAAAAGCATTAACACCTATTCCTAATGTTGTTCTGTCATCACTTGTAGCATCATAACTATGCGAACCATAACTTACATAAGGTTGAAATCTTGTTTTTGTTTTATCCCCATTAAATACATAACCAACATGACCATATAGCATGTCTCCTGTACCATAAGCACTATACAAATAATCTTTTCCGTAGTCATTACTTTGAAATACAGCGTACGCAGTAATGGCGCTACCTTTATCTCCTATTGGTGCATCATAAAAAGCATCTACAGCAAATATGGAAACATCTTCCCCTTTTAAATCTGGATTTAATAAGGTTCCGTTATCTACAACAGATCCTTTTGGATGTAAAAAGAAACCTGCTCCTACGTTGAATACTTTTTTAGTACCTAAGTAGGTTCCAACTTTATATGGTAAAAAATTAGATTCCTGATCGAAGAAATGGTAATCAAAATATCCTGCATACGTTTTTCCTGCATCTTTAGAACCTAAAGTAGAACGACCATTATATACTGCTTGTCCAGCAGCAACTTGTGTTCTATCTGAAGCATCTCTACCATCTAAAGTAGCATTGGCTGCATCGTTAATGGCAACGCGATATTGCAATTTGTTAAATTTACCTTTTGCAAAAATCCCTAAATGGCGTGCAAATTGATCGGATAACCCTATAGTAGCCCAGGATTGTCGATTATTATCTAAAGTCATCATGTTTAAGGTACTCTGGTTATTTAATCTAGAAATACCATTAAAATAATGTAGCCCTCCACCAACAGTGTGATTTTTGCCTACATTATATTGGGCCCAAACATCATGAAAAAAGAGTTGTGAACCATCTCCTTTTCCTGTAGGACTTAAAGTAGTACTTGTTAAGCTGTTTAATCCGAAATGTGTTAAAATTAAGAAGTCTTTGCTAATTTGTGCAAACATTAAAACACGAGCACGACGTAAATTGAAGTTTAATTTACTATTTTCATTTCCGTTAGCATCAAATGTTTCGTCTGTATTATAATTTGCTTGGACTTGTGCCCAAGAAATAAGTCGAAGATATTTAGAACCTTCTTCGTTAAATTTAAACTTAAGTCCTCCATCATAATCTGGAGAGCCTTGAGCGGTCATAAATTGAAAGGACATTAAAAAGAGTCCTGCCAATAAAAGGGTTTGTTTTCTCATTGTTTAAAGGATTAGTTAGTAATAATTGGTTTTGTGTGCACCACTAATCTCTAAAAAACAATCTGTTAACAAAAAATTAATATATCTTTTTGTTAAATTACTATACTAACTTTTAAATCGTTCCCATTTAATAAGCATAAATTTATCTCCCAACTCAGTAACTACAACACCTGCTCCTTTTATATTTTCAGAATTACTAAAATAAACACCTAATTCTGAAGCATTTAAAATTTTATATGTTGGATGGTAATTAGCATTATGCGGACGTTTAATATTGTACTTTTTCACCCAATTCATGATACTAACATGAGAGATTCCTAAAATACGTTCGATTTCACGATAGGTTAACCCTTCTAAATACAATTGAAGCGATTTATTAACGTAGTAGTCATCTATCTTCTTTCCTATCTTATTCACAGAGAAAAAATAATTGCACTTTTTACACTTATAACGCTGTCTATCGTTAACAATTCCGCTTTTAATGTAATGGTCTGATCCGCAATTAGGACATAAATCTACTGTCATATATATTAATTTAGCATAAATATATCAATTTAGCAATAAAATAAAAAATCAATTGTTAAAAATTTAATTATTAAACATAAAAAAAGCCCTAAAATCAAGAATACCATGGATTTTTAGAGCTTAAATTATTAAAATGCAATATTGATAAGAATATCAGCTATTAAAAAAAGCTTCTTCCTCTTGGGTTAATAAACGGGAGTGGATTAAAAAACGAAGTCCTAGTGGAATTTCTAAAGAAAAACTAGCACCACGACCTTCCGTTACATCTACCGTTAAATGTGTGTGCTTCCAATATTCGAATTGGTCTTGGTTCATATAGAAATTCACTCCATTTAAAGTTCCTAATAAGATATCACTTTCGTCCAAGTACATATCTCCTTTTTCGAAAACCATTGGTGCAGATCCATCACAACAGCCTCCACTTTGATGAAAAATCAAGTCACCATGTTTGGCTTTTAACTGTTCTAAAACTTTTGTTGCTGCATCTGTAATTGCTATTCTTTCCATAATTTAAAGGTATTAAAAAAGGCTGAATTATAACTCAATTCAGCCTTTAGCGCTATTAATCAAAATATTTTAAAAGAAACCTAATTTGTTTTTATCATATGAGATTAACATGTTTTTGGTTTGACGATAATAATTAAGCATCATCACATGGTTTTCTCTACCAAATCCAGACTTTTTATACCCTCCAAATGGCGCATGCGCAGGATATGCATGATAACAATTTACCCAAACACGACCGGCTTTTATTGCTCTTGGAATCTGATATAATTGATGTGCATCCCGCGTCCAAACTCCTGCTCCTAATCCGTAAAGCGTATCATTAGCAATCTCGATAGCTTCCGCTTCATCTTTAAATTTAGTCACACAAACTACAGGTCCAAAAATCTCTTCTTGAAAAACCCGCATTTTGTTATGCCCTTCTAATATCGTTGGTTTGATATAGAAACCGTTTGCTAAATTCCCACTAAGTTCATTTGCAGCACCTCCAGATAATACTTTTGCACCTTCTTCTTTTCCTATTTCGATATAGGATTTTATTTTCTCGTGTTGGTCTTTGGATGCTTGTGCACCAACCATAGTATTCACATCATACGGATTATCTTGAATGATAGCATTTGTTCTTTCCACAACACGCTTCATAAATGCATCATAAATATCTTCTTGCACTAAAATTCTAGAAGGCGCTGTACATACTTCCCCTTGATTAAAAGCGAATAAAACAGCACCTTCAATCGCTTTATCTAAAAACGCATCGTCATGATCCATCACCGAATTAAAAAACACATTTGGAGACTTCCCTCCTAATTCCATAGTCACCGGATTTAGGTTTTTGGACGCATACTGCATGATTAATTGTCCTGTTGTTGTTTCTCCTGTAAACGCTACTTTATCTACTTTAGCGCTAGACGCCAATGGTTTTCCTGCTTCCGGACCAAAACCGTGTACAATATTTACAACTCCCGGAGGAAATACGTCTGCAATTTTTTCCATTAAGAAAGTCGCTGAAGACGGTGTTTGTTCTGCAGGTTTTAAAACCACACAGTTTCCTGTTACCAAAGCTGGAGGTAATTTCCAGGACAGCATTAACAGAGGAAAATTCCATGGAATAATTTGTCCGATAACACCTAGAGGCTCTTTAATATTCATGGACAAAGTATTTTGATCTAACTCGGTTGCGCTTCCTTCTTCCGAACGGATACAAGCTGCAAAATAACGCCAATGATCTACTGCTAAAGGAACATCTGCATTTAGCGTTTCGCGAATAGGTTTTCCGTTATCACAAGTTTCAATAAGCGCAAACTCTTCTAGATTTGCCTCAATAATATCTGCTACTTTATTTAATAAGGTTGCTCTTTCTGTTGCCGAAGTATTTCCCCAAGCTTCCTTTGCTGCATTCGCTGCATCTAGAGCCATTTCTACATCCTCTTTTTGAGAACGAGGATATTTTGCTATAAAGGAATTATCGATTGGTGACGTATTCTCAAAATACTGACCACCTATGGGTTCTACAAATTTTCCGTTTATAAAATTGCCATATTTTTCTTTAAATTTCGGTTTAGAATAACTCATATAAATTCTTGTTAAATTAGTAATTAGATAATTTTTTAATCTAAAAAATATATTATCTTTATTTTTGATAAAGTTATTTTATCATATCCTAATTACCTTGCACGTATTTATCATAGTTTTGAACATATCTATTATTAACAGATTTGTTAACTAAAATTTTGTAACATTGAGTATGGAATCGTTATTACATCAACATAGAAACCACAGAAAACTCACCACTCTGGTAGAGAATAGAACCACCTATAGTGCAGATTATGCAGAGCTCAATATTTTTGAAACACACGCTTTCGCGGAAAAAATATCCCTAACATTTAACTTTCCTATTATTGCAAGTATGCTTACTGGAAAGAAAATCATGCATATTGACGGTTTTGAACCTTTTGATTTTTTCCCTGGTGAATCTGTAGTCATGCCAACTAATAAGGAAATGGTTATTGATTTTCCAGTGGCAACAAAAGAGAATCCGACGCAATGTTTAGCCTTAGGCATTGATGCTTTTAAAATTGATGAGGTTGTTGAAAAATTCAATCAGCAAGTAGCTATTGAAAATGAAAATAACACTTGGGATTTAGACGAAACCTCTTCACATTTAATAAACAATACCGATGTCAATCATCTAATAGAACGATTAACGTATACGTTTACCAACAATAATAAATCGAAGGATGTATTATTAGATTTAATGATTCAGGAGTTAATTGTTAGGCTGTTGCAAACAAAAGCTAAATCCTTAATAATAAATGATCCGCATCAAGTTTTTAATGATACTAGAATAGGAACGGTTATTAAGTTTATTAAAGAAAATTTAACCAATAAAGACATGTCTGTAGACGTGTTGGCTAAGAAAGCATATATGAGTGCTTCTCACTTTCACAGGCAGTTTAAAAACACATTAGGAATCTCTCCTATTGATTATATAAATTCGGAAAAAATTAAATTTTCAAAAAAACTGATTAAAGAATCTTCCGATTTTAGGATGTCTGAGATTGCTTTTAAATCCGGATTTAATAACACGAGTTATTTTAACAGACAATTCAAAAAAATGGAATTGATGACGCCGCAACAGTTTAAAGCTTCTATTAATAAGGCTTAATTCGCTTTTAGTTCTATGCTTTTATTTTTTTTAAAGTTAACTAGATTTCATTCTTTTAAAATACGCTTTCGCTTCTTTTACTACTCTTGGTGCTAAAATTAAAGTGGCTGTCATAGTTGGTATTGCCATCAATGCAAAAACACCATCTATTAAATTAATCATTAATGCTAACGATGTGGTTGCTCCAAGAATAATACTTAGAATATAAAAATAGTTGTAGTAATGCTTATTCTTTTCTCCGATTAAAAACGACAAACATTTTCCACCATAATAGGCATATGAAAACAAGGAAGACACACTAAAAACCACAATACAAAGCAGCAGTAAATATCTACCATAGGTTGGCATTGCCGCTCCAAAAGCATTTGCTGTTAAACTCACGCCATTCGCTTCGGTAGTTTGCCAAACTCCTGTTACTAAAATTGCCAAAGCAGTAAGCGTACAAACGATCAAGGTATCAATTGCAGGACCTAACATCGCGACTAAACCTTCCCGAATTGGCTCGTTTGTTTTTGCTGCTCCGTGTGCTAAAGGTGCTGTACCAATTCCTGCTTCATTAGAAAATGCACCACGACGAATTCCTAAAATGATTAATCCTCCTAGAAGTCCGCCTAAAAAGGCATCACCTTTATAATTTTCTGCTGTAAAAGCATCGGTAAATATAAGTTTGAAATACGTTGGAACCACTTCCGCATTAGCGAACAAAATAATAAGAATTAGCACAAAATAAAGCAATACCATACTTGGCACTAACCTAGAGGCCACTTTACTAATTCGATTTAATCCACCTAAAATAACCACCGAAGTAATACTAACTAAAATAAGACCAATAATTAAATTAGAAGTGAAATTCACAGCTACACCATTGGGTTTTAAAACAATATCATTAATTGCCTGTGTTAACTGGTTTACATTAAAAACAGGCAACGCGCCTATTAATCCGCAAAGACTAAAAAACACCGCTAAAGGCTTCCAATGTTTCCCTAAACCTTCCATAATAAAATACATGGGTCCGCCTTGCGTATTACCTTCGCTGTCTTTCCCACGATACATAATTGCCAAACTAGAAGTAAAGAATTTTGTAGCCATACCAATAATTGCGCTAACCCATAACCAAAATACAGCTCCTGGCCCGCCAATAGAAATTGCGACTGCTACTCCTGCAATATTTCCCATACCAATGGTAGAAGACAAAGCAGTTGTTAAGGCTTGAAAATGGGTGATTTCTCCTTTATCCTCTGGGTTATCATATTTACCACGAAGTACTTGTATGGCATGACCTAAATAACGAAAGGGTAAAAATCGAGATAAGATTAGAAGATACAAACCTCCTCCAATTAATAAAATGAGTAACGGAAGTCCCCAAACGAATGAGGCAAAATCTGCTATAAATTGATCTAGTTTTTGCAATGGTAGTATTTTTTATAAATGTAATAAAAGCTATTGACTTATAAATTTAATACGCTAATTTAGTTCAGCTAATACTCATCCATCAAAAATCAATCTCATGAAATCATTAAAATTACTATTCTTTTTATGTATTACAGTTTCTTTACATGCTCAAGATCATTCGGAAGAAAAACATTTCAGACATTTAAGATACAATCATGTATCGCCATATATTGTACTTGCAGGAATTCATCCTATTTCAAAAGAAACAGCAAAATCTACATCTCATTACACCTTTATTTATGATAATGAGAATAGGTTAATCGAAATTATTAATTCGCATTATCACACTGAAAAAAAGCATCCTTTAGCTTCTATTGGAGTTTATAAAATGCGTATTACTTATGAAGACAATAAAGAAACAAGGACTTTTTTTGATCCAAACAATAAACCTATTACTAACGACCGAGAAGTGTTTAAAGAAGTATATACCTATGACACTAAAGGAAACAAAATAAAGCTTGCATTTTATGATTTAGACAATAATCCTATAGTATCGAATTGGGAAATAGCTACATATAAATGGACAAAAACAAAAGATGGCATTATTGAAAAACGCTTTAACCTAAAAGATGAAGAAGTTAATGTTTCTCCATATTTTGAATTTGGAACAACATTGATAAAAATGGATAAAAACGGCACTCCAAAAGGACATTATAATTTAAATGACAAACTAGAAATCACAGAAAACATTGTTGGTGTTGCCTCTTATCAAGATACATTTGATGCTATGCAAAATCATGTTAAATATAGCTATCATGATAGTAAAAACAATTTAACAATGAACCAATGGCAATTTTCTATTGGTGAAAAAATATACGATAGTATTGGTAATAATATTCAGCTTAATTATTATGATACCGCTGGAAAATTTATTAGAGATAGGTATGTTTATTCTAACGCTGAAATAGCTTTAAGTAAAGCTACTACTGTAAAAGACTCTACAGAAATCAAAGAAAAAGCACTGGGTTATTTAATTGGTTTACAACAATTAAAACCAGAACTAATGAATGAGGTATTGAATGACAGCTTAAACAAAGTAACCATTGGTTGGGATAGAAGCACAAAAAAAGAATACTCCAAAAGAACCACAAAAGAGCAAATGATTGTCTTTGCAAATTCTTGGAATAAATCGAATACCCAATTCCCTGTTCCACCAAATAACAAAGTGATCATTCTGGATATTTACAATCGTATTGCAAATGTGAAACTAGTATCTGATAATTGGGTAGAATATTTACATCTAATGAAACTAGATGGAAACTGGCAAATTGTGAATTTGATCTGGCAATATAAAGATGTAGATCGTTATCCTAAAGAGTAAGCATAAAAAAAGACCTAGTAATCACTAGGTCTTTTTTTTATAAGTATTATTAATGCTATTTTGCCAAATACGCTAAAACATTTTTCTCAATGCGTTCTTGAATATTAGAAACATCTGCTTTTACAAATGGCTCTCCCATGATTTTTTCATAAAGCTCGATATATCTTTCGGAAACGGTTTCTATATATTCATCGCTCATTACAGGAACAGTTTGCCCTTCTAAACCTTGAAAATCGTTTGCAATTAACCACTGACGTACAAACTCTTTAGAAAGTTGTTTTTGCGCTTCACCTTTATCTTGACGCTCTTGATAACCATCCGCATAAAAATAACGCGAAGAATCTGGTGTATGAATTTCATCAATTAAAACGATTTTGCCGTCTTTAGTTTTTCCGAATTCATATTTAGTATCCACTAAAATCAATCCGCGAGAAGCAGCTATTTCTGTTCCTCGTTGAAATAATTTTCTGGTGTAATCTTCTAAAACAATATAATCTTCTTGAGAAACAATTCCTTTTGCAAGAATATCTTCACGAGAAATATCTTCGTCATGATCTCCCATTTCTGCTTTCGTTGCAGGTGTAATAATTGGCGCAGGAAACTTATCGTTTTCTTTCATTCCTTCTGGCATAGCAACACCACAAAGCATACGTTTTCCTGCTTTATATTCTCTTGCTGCGTGACCAGACATATACCCACGAATTACCATTTCTACTTTAAAAGGCTCACATAAATGTCCGACAGCCACATTAGGATCTGGCGTTGCGGTTAACCAATTTGGCACCACATCTTCGGTAGCTTTCATCATGCTGGTTGCTATCTGGTTTAGTATTTGCCCTTTGTACGGAATTCCTTTTGGCATCACCACATCGAAAGCAGAGAGTCTGTCTGTTGCTATCATGACTAATTCTTGGTCATTAATGTTATAAACAGCTCTTACTTTTCCTTTGTAAAGACTTTTCTGGTTTGGAAAATTAAAGTTGGTATCTGTAATTGTATTACTCATTTTTTTTGCTTTATTTGAGATGCTTCACTTCGACTGCGCTCTGTACAGGCTAGCTCAGCATGACATATAACTATTAGTTGTGTTACTTATTCCTTTTTATAAATTATTGCTTCTGAATTTTAGTACAGAATGACAAAATTAACTTTTTAGTTTCGATTTCCAGCCCTGATTGCAGCGGCATCCTTTTTACGTCAGTTCGAGTGGATTTGCTTTTTTGCAAATTTGTATCGAGAACAAGTAAAAAGATATAGCGGAAAGCAGGTTCCTGGCTTCTAAAAAAATTAACCGTCTAGATTTTCAATATTTCGATATGCTGCGATGACTTTTTTCACTAATTTATGACGAACAACGTCTTTATCATCTAAGAAAACCATGCCAATACCTTCAATATCTTTTAAAACCAATAGCGCTTCTTTTAGTCCTGAAACCGTACGACGCGGTAAATCTATTTGTCCGGGATCACCAGTTAAAAGGAACTTTGCATTTTTCCCCATACGGGTTAAAAACATTTTCATTTGTGCGTGTGTGGTGTTTTGGCCTTCATCTAAAATAACAAATGCGTTATCTAAAGTTCGTCCGCGCATAAACGCCAAAGGTGCAATTTGAATGGTTCCGTTTTCTATATAATGCGCCAACTTTTCTGGAGCAATCATATCGCGTAATGCATCATATAAAGGTTGCATGTACGGATCTAATTTTTCTTTTAAATCTCCCGGAAGAAATCCTAAATTTTCACCAGCTTCTACTGCAGGACGTGTTAAAATAATACGTCGCACCTCTTTATTCTTCAATGCTTTTACTGCTAACGCAACACCTGTATATGTTTTTCCTGTTCCTGCTGGACCGATGGCAAAAACCATATCGTTTTTACGCATAAGCTCTACCAATTTACGTTGGTTTGCGGTTTGGGCTTTAATAATTTTTCCGTTTACACCATGCACTATAGCTTCTCCACTTTTTGCGGTTGTAGCATAATCATCACTAGTATTGCTGGTTAAAACACGTTCAATAACGTTCTCATCTAGCTTGTTATACTTGGCGAAATGTTTTATCAACATGTTGATTCGCCTATTGAACTCGTCCAAAAGCTCTTCTTCTCCGTAAGCCTTAATTTCATTGCCTCTAGCGACAATTTTTAATTTTGGAAAGTGTTTTTTTAATAGTTTAATATTTTCATTTCCAGATCCAAAAAATTCTTTTGGAGTAATTTCTTCAAGTTCAATTATTAATTCGTTCAAAAGCGCATCGATTTAATTATATTAATCTGTTCCATTTTATTAGATTTGTTATCCAATTAGAAAGCTAAACAAA is drawn from Lacinutrix sp. WUR7 and contains these coding sequences:
- a CDS encoding AraC family transcriptional regulator; its protein translation is MESLLHQHRNHRKLTTLVENRTTYSADYAELNIFETHAFAEKISLTFNFPIIASMLTGKKIMHIDGFEPFDFFPGESVVMPTNKEMVIDFPVATKENPTQCLALGIDAFKIDEVVEKFNQQVAIENENNTWDLDETSSHLINNTDVNHLIERLTYTFTNNNKSKDVLLDLMIQELIVRLLQTKAKSLIINDPHQVFNDTRIGTVIKFIKENLTNKDMSVDVLAKKAYMSASHFHRQFKNTLGISPIDYINSEKIKFSKKLIKESSDFRMSEIAFKSGFNNTSYFNRQFKKMELMTPQQFKASINKA
- a CDS encoding helix-turn-helix domain-containing protein yields the protein MTVDLCPNCGSDHYIKSGIVNDRQRYKCKKCNYFFSVNKIGKKIDDYYVNKSLQLYLEGLTYREIERILGISHVSIMNWVKKYNIKRPHNANYHPTYKILNASELGVYFSNSENIKGAGVVVTELGDKFMLIKWERFKS
- a CDS encoding DUF779 domain-containing protein — its product is MERIAITDAATKVLEQLKAKHGDLIFHQSGGCCDGSAPMVFEKGDMYLDESDILLGTLNGVNFYMNQDQFEYWKHTHLTVDVTEGRGASFSLEIPLGLRFLIHSRLLTQEEEAFFNS
- a CDS encoding sodium:solute symporter family protein; this translates as MSVQFWTWLLVGITFALYFGIAIWARAGSTKEFYVAGGGVSPLANGMATAADWMSAASFISMAGIISFSGYDGSVYLMGWTGGYVLLALLLAPYLRKFGKFTVPDFIGDRYYSNTARTVAVICALIVSFTYVAGQMRGVGIVFSQFLQVDINLGVLIGMTVVLTFALLGGMKGITYTQVAQYCVLIFAFMVPAFFISMQMTGNIIPQIGMGGKVEGGAFLLDKLDLLHTELGFNEYTSGTKSTWDVFAITLALMTGTAGLPHVIVRFFTVPKVKDARKSAGYALFLIAILYTTAPAIAVFSRTNLIETVSNKEYKEIPVWFKNWEDTGLIAWADKNGDGKIQYVAGSALSSKKPVYTDARGAHGERMVSNASDAENELYVDRDIMVLANPEIANLPNWVIALVAAGGLAAALSTAAGLLLVISTSISHDLIKKQLKPDISDKNELTAARISIFVAILIAGYFGINPPGFVAAVVALAFGLAAASFFPAIILGIFDKRMNSQGAISGMIVGIVLMMFYMMKFKLNMFGGGTSEDWWFGTSPEGFGTIAMLVNVVISLVVSRMTPAPPQNVQDMVESIRIPSGAGEASDH
- a CDS encoding nuclear transport factor 2 family protein codes for the protein MKSLKLLFFLCITVSLHAQDHSEEKHFRHLRYNHVSPYIVLAGIHPISKETAKSTSHYTFIYDNENRLIEIINSHYHTEKKHPLASIGVYKMRITYEDNKETRTFFDPNNKPITNDREVFKEVYTYDTKGNKIKLAFYDLDNNPIVSNWEIATYKWTKTKDGIIEKRFNLKDEEVNVSPYFEFGTTLIKMDKNGTPKGHYNLNDKLEITENIVGVASYQDTFDAMQNHVKYSYHDSKNNLTMNQWQFSIGEKIYDSIGNNIQLNYYDTAGKFIRDRYVYSNAEIALSKATTVKDSTEIKEKALGYLIGLQQLKPELMNEVLNDSLNKVTIGWDRSTKKEYSKRTTKEQMIVFANSWNKSNTQFPVPPNNKVIILDIYNRIANVKLVSDNWVEYLHLMKLDGNWQIVNLIWQYKDVDRYPKE
- a CDS encoding aldehyde dehydrogenase family protein; the protein is MSYSKPKFKEKYGNFINGKFVEPIGGQYFENTSPIDNSFIAKYPRSQKEDVEMALDAANAAKEAWGNTSATERATLLNKVADIIEANLEEFALIETCDNGKPIRETLNADVPLAVDHWRYFAACIRSEEGSATELDQNTLSMNIKEPLGVIGQIIPWNFPLLMLSWKLPPALVTGNCVVLKPAEQTPSSATFLMEKIADVFPPGVVNIVHGFGPEAGKPLASSAKVDKVAFTGETTTGQLIMQYASKNLNPVTMELGGKSPNVFFNSVMDHDDAFLDKAIEGAVLFAFNQGEVCTAPSRILVQEDIYDAFMKRVVERTNAIIQDNPYDVNTMVGAQASKDQHEKIKSYIEIGKEEGAKVLSGGAANELSGNLANGFYIKPTILEGHNKMRVFQEEIFGPVVCVTKFKDEAEAIEIANDTLYGLGAGVWTRDAHQLYQIPRAIKAGRVWVNCYHAYPAHAPFGGYKKSGFGRENHVMMLNYYRQTKNMLISYDKNKLGFF
- a CDS encoding DUF4212 domain-containing protein; amino-acid sequence: MSDKQDNATAYWKENIKYLAILLVIWFVVSFGCGILFREELDTIRLGGFKLGFWFAQQGSIYVFVILIFVYVRLMNKLDKKYGYDE
- a CDS encoding sodium:alanine symporter family protein; the protein is MQKLDQFIADFASFVWGLPLLILLIGGGLYLLILSRFLPFRYLGHAIQVLRGKYDNPEDKGEITHFQALTTALSSTIGMGNIAGVAVAISIGGPGAVFWLWVSAIIGMATKFFTSSLAIMYRGKDSEGNTQGGPMYFIMEGLGKHWKPLAVFFSLCGLIGALPVFNVNQLTQAINDIVLKPNGVAVNFTSNLIIGLILVSITSVVILGGLNRISKVASRLVPSMVLLYFVLILIILFANAEVVPTYFKLIFTDAFTAENYKGDAFLGGLLGGLIILGIRRGAFSNEAGIGTAPLAHGAAKTNEPIREGLVAMLGPAIDTLIVCTLTALAILVTGVWQTTEANGVSLTANAFGAAMPTYGRYLLLLCIVVFSVSSLFSYAYYGGKCLSFLIGEKNKHYYNYFYILSIILGATTSLALMINLIDGVFALMAIPTMTATLILAPRVVKEAKAYFKRMKSS